The following is a genomic window from Nymphaea colorata isolate Beijing-Zhang1983 chromosome 3, ASM883128v2, whole genome shotgun sequence.
TTTTCTTAGATGTTGGATCAAGAGTAGTTTTTTATCATTGGTTTTATATTGTGTTTTTTCGTGAATAATGGATCTCGTAAGATCATATCCTTTTTGGTTTCAGTTCTTTTGCATGTCCATATATAGTCAGATATGTGGTTTCAGTGAGATAAAAGGCCGTTTGTGTTTCAGTTATTGGCATAAACATCActgatatttccaaaatattgtgatattatcACTAGAAACAAgttatacagaaaaaaaaaaagtttctgttacattttcaaatattaCTCTAttgtaaatatatttaaatttttttgtttcttttaaaattttagtaattATTTTGAATGCTTTTCAacgttttttaagaaaattagcAGAAAACTCATAACTTCATAAACTTTTCTATTAgttatttgtttttgtaaatttctGAGCTTTTCGCGAGAAAATGAACTTTTTGATTTATATTCAAGAGAAACCTTGCTGTAAGAACCTCggtgtttatgttgatgattttaaCCTTTTGAAAAAACCTCACTTATATCAGAGTTGGACATCAGGAATCAAACAACACATGGTGTCCTTGTGTAGCTGAATGGTACATTAGAGAGGCATAAGATGAGAGTGAATTTGAGAATCTCTTTGTTAATATGGCATCAGCACCATTTTGTTGCTTGGTTGCCTTTTCCGGTGCCTTGGTATCCTTGACTACCTTTTGTCAAGTTCTGATGTGCTATCATTTAGCTGTTTATTCTCTACATGAGCTGGTAGGCTACTTACTACATGCCTATTAGCTGATGATGTTGTCCACTGCCGTTATACTGCTAATTTTGAAGGGTTCTTTGTTTTCCACtgaatttattttcttcacaATCATGTTGCGGTTCCTTTCTTCCAATAATAAGCTTGTGAATTTAGTTATACTAGTTGCTGCAAATCTTTAACCTTGGTCAATGTCTTTTGTGTGGGATGGTATCTGAAATACATACTTCACATGAATTTATTTTGGTTGATCGAGGAAGGttaatactctctctctctctctctctccctctcacccCCTTCCTCCTCCCACACAAACCCACAAACCCCCACAGTCCCCACCCCAGCCCCGCtccccaaaaaaacaaaaataaggtgaaagaaaatttgttgtTGGAGAATTATTCTAGTGTGGATGCTGGTTTGCAAGTCCCAGGGTTGTGGCCGATGATTTGAACATGTGTTTCAGGTTGTGCAAGAATTTGTCTTGGGCAAGTACAATGAAGAGGCAACTGCTGCTTTCAACAGAAACAACTCAGATGCATCCATCTTAAAAGATCCTCGTTCAAAAGATGCTGCTCACAGGTATAACGAATGCTCATTGCGCATGAATGTGCATAATCTTCAAAAATAGTTACATAAATGAAGGAGGAGTTGGACTTTTTCCGTGGTTCCATAAAGAAAATTATGTCTGTTGTCCTCTTCCTAGGTATCACGCTCATGTATACACGAATGGAACAGAATGCGATCTCACTAATCAGCCTCGAGAGACAGAGGTAAAACGATCAGAGACTCTCTTATGGACAGCTTGCTTGATATGGCCGTTACTTGCCTTCTTCCTTACATCTGCTCCGTCTACAGGTACGATTTGTGTGCTCGGAGTCACCCGAAGTAATGATCAGTTCAATTAAAGAAACTTCAACTTGCAAGTATGCCGTGACTGTTCAAGTCCCATTGCTTTGCAAACATCCGTAAGCCCTCCCTCCACACTGATACATTTCCATTCTTCGTCGTGGGTGTGTAGCGTGGTTCGCCACCTTGTTTACAAGTTTCAAGGTTGTTGAAATAATATTCTGTTCCTGCTTAAATCTCTTCTGGTGTTCAAATGGGGAATAGCAGATTCAGCAAATCACATGTTTCCTACCACATCTCCGCCAAATCTAtcgttcaaagttcaaacaactCTAATTGCGTTGCTATCTCTCATTGTTCGTTTGCTTTAAAGAACAATTCATATCTCTCATTGTTCGTTTGTCTGAACTAATTGCATCATGTGGATGCTGCTTAAAGAGTATTTACCGAAATGAGCACGTCGGCAAAGCAGAATTGAACTTATTTCGTCTTTAACATTTTGGCCATATATTGCTGTACTTTTGCAGGATGTTTCAGCAAGAGAGATCAGTATGGCACACTATCAACTGTAATGAAATGCCCCAAGACGACCGAGACACAGTCGAACATGCTGAGAACGGTACAATGGATGCATTGCTTGCCTTGGCTACAGAGATTCCTGTACACTCTGAAACTTGACAGTTATGATGTGTAATTCAAAAGTACCCTTCCAAGTTTTAGTTTCAAGCTTTTTTGCAAGAGCTGCCATCTCGTTCAATCGAATCAAGCAGTGCCATGTACTCGCTTATGGCTTCTCCTTCTTGTATGACTTCAACATCAAGTTCAGACAATGGATCTGCACTGACCCCTAGCGTAATCTCATTTTCCACCTCCGCATCTGCAACCATGTCCTGTGTCTGTCCATCAGCAGAAGGTGTGTCGCTCTCACTTCTCCTTGAAGAGCTAGCACCAGCTCTTGCAGTTGTAGGAGTTTGGGGATCGTCGCTTCTCTCATTGATGAGGATAGCCAATGCGTCATCCTTCGAGCCAGTTTGATTCAAGGCTGCAACAACTGCAACAGAAACACGTAGGCTCTCTCACGTTCTTACGCGAATGAAAAAACCACGGACCGTCGAAGATGTTTGTGCGTGTGTTCACCATTACGCACCTTGTGATCTTCGGAAGCCCATTGAAACAAGTTCTTCTACCGTCCTGTCCCTTGTCACAATAGAGAGCTGCAATTGAGCAACAAACAGATGCGTTTGTCTCAGCCTCGAGCTCCTTTCCCCAGCACAACTATTCTAGGCAAGCAAAAGCCTCACCTGGATATCGCAATGTATATCAGGATTCGTAACGTCATCTAAAGCCCGCTGAACGTCGTTCTCAGTCCTCCTAAGTGCTTCAGCTGCAATTCTTTTCTCTATCCTGTTACCACCAAGTGATTAATTGGCATCTTTTTGTTAACATGCATTTccataaataacaaaaagtGGGCATGGTAAAAAAGATGAATGCTGCCAATCCACGTCTGCGCTTGTATTTAGGTTAGAGGAAGACACCACGTATAAGATGGAAGACTTTGTGACACTGCTGACTCTACAATTGTATAATGTGCTTAGCTAGAAGCTGCgtgtgagagagatagagagagaattcaaattgaatgaatgaaaatgatatgATAATGGATCAAGCGGTACTGAAAATCAGGTTTTGACAGCTATCAGTTATCGATTGGGAACCACATTTATTAGTTGAATGTTTCCTTGGCCTATTACTCATACCACGTCTCGCCTTGATTTAGTAGATGCAACTTTGAGATCAAGAATAATTACAGTGTACTCTCGTAAAATTTTTCTTGAGTTTAGGAGCCCACCACTCTTCCCCTAATTCCTAGAATGGGCCTCACGTTTCTGATTTTCTCGACACACGCCACTTGTTCCCTGACATCCGCCAAAAAAGAATCCACTATTGTCTTGATAGTTCATACTTAAAGCTAGGTCAAAAGGTCActgaaaaaacaacaaaatgccatttattacattaATAAAACACGTTCCAAACTCCAGTTACCATAAGGGAAGTTCAAATTTAAGCTGCCAGATTTAAACACGAGTTTTCTCCTTGAAAGTTGTCAGCAGCCAGTGACAACATAAAGAAAATCCCAAATCTGAGGACACCCCTTTTAGTACCAAGGTGAAAAGATTGGGCCGCATGTGGAATTTTTAAAAGCACTCACTTCATTTTAGTTTGGTCGTCCGCAATCCACATCCGCGAAGTATTCAGGAGAGAAAAGGAGCTGGTTTGCACTTTTTTTAGTCTAACCTATTTCCCTTTTCTATTAATGACACAAGCTTGTCTCAAACCAAATAGATGAGATCATCAAAATTTGGCATCTGCACTACAACTCCGGTGAGATAGTAGAAAAACAAGGTTATGGTAGAAACTGAATCGTCTTGAATAAGAAAAAGTACCCTTATGATGGAAAACACATCTGAAGACCATCTAGACTTTAGAAAGACGAAGTTTGATAGTTCTTTATGCCAAAGCAAAAGTCACTTCTTTAGAAACTTAACTGATCCTTTGGAGCCAAAGGAACCATAGAAAAGTTTTGCCCGAAACTGATCTATGAGAAATAGTCCAAGTTAGTCCCCGACAGATCAAGCGCACCTGGCCAGTGGGAATCATCTTAAGGTTCTTGAGCTCAACAAAGCCAAGATCGATCCCCACTGCCCAGCTGCACCCTGTGGTTTCTCTAGTtagttcccaaaaaaaaaaagtgctagTGAACTCAGTTTGGATTTACATTCAAAGAAGGTTTATCATCACCAAAAGATGGTTCTACCGTTCTAACTCCAGAATGTTTCAATTTCTATTCATAGAGAACATGTGCATTATCAAAATGGTGTTCGGATGCCAACCTGTtccttttttgtcattttggtgAATGAAAAAACACATTGCCGTGTTAAAGCAGCAAATTCAACAAGCTGCTTACCCAAGAGAGGTGAGGACAGCCAAACACTCCATATTGACTAGTTTCCCATTGGGAGTCAACCCATAGCTTTTCTGCTCCCTGGAAAAGTGATGACATTAGAACCATGCAGacaagggagaaagaaaagagagaaaaggacaaGCGAGTGCAAGCATTGCCTTGTTTCTTGACCCCGCTGCCTATCTGCTTCCATTCTACGGGCTTTCTTTGTCCTTTCTTCTATTAAAAAGTTGGCTGCACTTTCAATATCTTGGCTACAGATTATTAAAGCTCTTTTGGCTGCTCGCCCTTTGTAGCCCAGGTTCATGAGTTTTGTTAATCCCTCATCAGACACTTGAAACTGACAACATGCTACACATAAGAAAATACAActggagaaaaaaaactaaagagtAAAGACAACATATCTGTGAAACGGGAATGCAGCATAATTCCACCAGATCAACTCCACAAAAATGTGCATACTCAACAATAGAAaatcaaaaattcaattttccgACCATAAGCAAAAATAACTTTCATGAATAAAGGGGCAAGCTCCATCAAAGATAATTTTAGGGTTGCAGTACAGTTGAGAGGGTGCATTATTCAGAAAATCTAATGATCACAGATTGAAGCACATTGTTTGGTAATTTCTAGATGCATAACAGCAGTTACATTATTTCCTTGAAAGGTAATAttactttctaaaatttctacTTACACGAACATGTTATGCTTGTCACTACGGTCTCTAAACAACACACTAAGCCATCGTATCCAAAAGAGAGCTTATATATCTGAAAACCTCCACTCTTGGTAGAAGGTACTTCACAATTCACAGACATCGTGCAGTTCTAAATTAGGTTGaacatatattttcaaataagcATCAAAGGCCAACAACAAGATACCAGAGTGAAGCACACCTGTAGATATTTTGCCTGGGCTGAGGCCAAAGCTTTACGAGATTCTTCAAAACGGCCACAATGATAAGCAACGACACCTTCCAAGAGCTCTAATTTCAAATATCTGTTCACATGTTTCAAAGAATCATTTCTTTAGAGATGAATTCCAGTTTTAACGATAAAGGAAACAGTCATTTGCAGGTAAATAAAATGCCAATGACAAATCACACAAAGGGAATCACCCATCTTGAACTTAACAATGAAGTAAAAGtcatttaaaatttctattgGTGCATTTGTATGAGTGgttgttacacacacacacacatgcacacatgttCAATTTAACCAAAGTAACTGCAAATAATGAGTATATTTTTGAATGGAGAGAAACACACGTGATGCGTTGTAGATGTTGATCTTCAAGGGGAAGATTAGAATGGTCAGTATTCTTGGCATAAGAGCGATCAATTGACTTCCTGGCTTTGTCCAGTCGAACCCCCGCCACTGAGAGACATGAGATGTCCCGAAGCATAAAATAACACCACACTATGTCTATTTGAAGTATTGACACATTATCCATCATCTGAAGATGAACAAGCACGGACCACCAAGTTAGGAAAGCAAAGAGGGGTAAGATTGACAATCAGAAAATATGGCGAGGAGCTCACctcaacaattttaggatcacaAACAGAAAAAGCCTCCTGTGAAGCACACAATATTAATGAAGATGGAATTTAGTGTCAATATATTTTACGGTAACTGTTATTCTGCAGTGAACCAGTATTGATgcattcatttggttttggagaAAGAAAGCTTGCCTCTCCTATTGCAAGTACATCAAGAGCTTCCTTATATTTAGCTTGCTTTATCAAATTCTTTCCATTGCTGTGAAGCATCAAACCCATCATGATGGCCCTGTTCATTAATTGGTATAAACTCTTAAGTTACAATAACAACAACTATAACCAAAGTCCTCAACATAGAAAAGTATTTATACCTCCGATCAGAATCAGTGCCCATATCCACTCTCTGACCGCTCAGACTTTCAACCTCAAAAGCAAAGTCCTCCTCAGCTAAGGATGCATTCATGTGCTTCTCAGCCAATGAGGAGGCAGCTTCCCTGCTAACCTCTTGGTGTTAAAAAGCAAAATAACTGCAAGATAACATTCCAGACAACAACAGCAGAGAAAATCCTACGAGTTTATAACATAAATAGACTACAGCATCAGGTATCACTGAAAACATCCAAATATGGATTTCTGTTGCAAATCTTAGGCTGTGTTATCTGACAGAGGGGAAGGGAGAGTTCTGAAATTTAATTATATAACAACAATTCAACTACTACTGAGaaaatcattataaaaaattacataaacaagaaaaagaactgATCACTAACAATTTTTGCTTGATCAGTTCATTGGTTAGATGAACAAACACAACTTTGTCCTCCTACTCAGAAAATCATAACCAGTATGAGGCAGAGATACAAAAGGCAACAACAAAGAGATATTGTTTGTGAGATATAATTTGACAAAATAGATAATGTAGACAAAGTATATGATAGCAAATCAGCCCAAACAAAGAACACCCCAATGAGAAGCCACAATTACCATGACCAATTATACTCTATTCTCAAATCTAAGAATGAATCCATAAATACTACAATTAGATCATCATCCAGATAATACTAATTTATGaacaaaatagaacaaaaaaaaaaagaaaagaacgacTACAGCAATATCATGGCAAAAACTTGCAATAAGCTAGGCAGCTATGAGGTTATCTCTTAGTGAATGCATAGTAGCAGGGGAGactgaagaaaaaggaaagtttCAACAACTTGGTCAGAAATGCTAGAAATTGATTACTGTGCACCTataggaggaagaaagaaacttcCTAAACTAACTCTACACACAACTCTTCTAGATGAAGAATAAGATAAGGAGCCTTTATGGGTGTTGCCAGCAAACTCTTCTTGCATGTAAGGGAGCACAAATATTTTGTATTTGCAATATATTGGAAATGAAGGCAAAGAAAGACCGAACAGTTATGAGCTAATCTAACTAAATGCATAAATAAAAGGAGAGTAAAGAATTGGAATTTGGTGGACAAACAAAAGTGGGGTGTTGATGTTAAAGAGCAGAGTGAAAATGGAAATTGCTGTCAAACTTAGTTGTCAAGATCATGACTAGTCTAACTAGTAGGTTAAGTCGGTCATTGACTGACCTGCCCCTCAAACCAGCAACTAGTTGATCACACTAGTCAATTAACCATCTTAGTCATTGCTCAGCCAACTAATACTTGACTTGTAAATCTATGTAGTGATTCTTTATATAGATGTAGGTGTTTCTGTATTTACTTCCAtacaaatatacatatttatttatttataggTAATCTACTTGGACTGAATTGTGCCAATTAGTCCCAGTTAGTCTTTTTAGGGTTACCAATAACTTGTGTCCACCTTCTGCTTACGACAATTCAGGTCTCAAACATTTCATCACccttcaaagagaaagaagtaaCTGAGAATAAGAGTTGGAAAAGTCAAACAAaagaatgtcaatggattgCAAGTATACAGATTGGAACTTTTTAACAGTCCAGGCATTAactgtactctctctctctctgcaattGCATGGCATTGATGACTTAGATATTCTGTGATGTACACACACCACATGTGCACGTTGAGGTCCCACTATGTCCTGAACTTCAAGCTTCAGAGATCATATCTTGACATAGGCGAAGTCGCTTGAATATCCTATGCTTGTATATATGTAGAAACTGTTGAATCCATATAGCACTATAACAGAATTACACACCTCCTTATTGACTGTAGCTCCTTG
Proteins encoded in this region:
- the LOC116249937 gene encoding uncharacterized protein LOC116249937 produces the protein MEAGGGGGDEAASCSTEMTTSLPSKLKIAGFWAGALDVDLQAWTLSTLKQEIARRSNCRPDTIKMICGGKVLTDEQEGKTLVELGIKNNAKILVTRVKLEEVKAFKDAKLAEEERTRRLARIREAASSLAEKHMNASLAEEDFAFEVESLSGQRVDMGTDSDRRAIMMGLMLHSNGKNLIKQAKYKEALDVLAIGEEAFSVCDPKIVEMMDNVSILQIDIVWCYFMLRDISCLSVAGVRLDKARKSIDRSYAKNTDHSNLPLEDQHLQRITYLKLELLEGVVAYHCGRFEESRKALASAQAKYLQFQVSDEGLTKLMNLGYKGRAAKRALIICSQDIESAANFLIEERTKKARRMEADRQRGQETREQKSYGLTPNGKLVNMECLAVLTSLGIEKRIAAEALRRTENDVQRALDDVTNPDIHCDIQLSIVTRDRTVEELVSMGFRRSQVVAALNQTGSKDDALAILINERSDDPQTPTTARAGASSSRRSESDTPSADGQTQDMVADAEVENEITLGVSADPLSELDVEVIQEGEAISEYMALLDSIERDGSSCKKA